The following coding sequences are from one Eriocheir sinensis breed Jianghai 21 chromosome 13, ASM2467909v1, whole genome shotgun sequence window:
- the LOC126998035 gene encoding elongation factor-like GTPase 1 has product MVVGRDGAGGAQKVPRLMGNPANIRNLCIMAHVDHGKTSLADALVASNGLINQRLAGRIRYMDSRKEEIERGITMKSSCVSLAYSRSDNDYLINLIDSPGHVDFSSEVSTAVRLCDGAIVVVDVVEGVCAQTKVVLRQAWLEDIRPVLVLNKIDRLILETKLSPLDCYYHIAQVLEQVNAYMGELYNTTLLGKSAEEMERQKQVDRERRVSERERRVSESMTTETQVNFADWGIETVDDSDLYFSPERGNVVMASAYDGWGFSIHHFASQFSTKLGMNKEVLNKTLWGDNYITTKAGQKRIMSGARDKRKSPLFVTLILENLYKVYNTVMVQKDKTEIEKLSEALGVKMPVAVSKSTDLRQKLNCLMSGWLPLASAVLEMVVDHLPTASNISEERAVKLMCSATHRFDALPPQTQELKQAFINCSRSESAPLIVYVSKMFGVQRKNLPEDRSGRTGFTGGGGQGLMTDQDLAARREEIRRRKEEASNQGNNDAELQLSEEEVAEMKRKHEELMQEKRKAEEEKQKWLEEEVFVAFARVFSGTLTVGQKVYVLGPKHDPSTVLGLLSNNKEIHEEELTNFKHIHTCEVSGLYLMLGRELESLECAAAGTVVGITGLEDCVIKSATLSSTPAMPAFTELTLGATPILRVAVEPHDPRDLPKLRAGLRLLNQADPCVQVALQSTGEYVIVTAGEIHLQRCLDDLQERYAGVPIRSSDPIVPFRETIIPRPTVDRLNEAIEGENVNTRKTDNSDPMGVVEVNGRLGRLRVRAVPLPGPVTQVLQEHEEVLRLVSLAGGVKTADTSDLQDLSSSRMDGEKAEALHLQELVTALEDREKLNREAVVAIAKLKALLGKAFKEAGDEWKNAINEIWSFGPGGCGPNILLNRIPTYPRHSVWEKSTTLDTPLALYDTSFVTGFQMATKAGPLCEEPLMGVCFVVEDWSLAPSTNTDPGEEQARVQNISSGQVISLSKDTLRKAFEQQCQRLMCAMYSCVISVTSEVVGKMYSVIGKRQGRVVDGDITEGSTSWNVTAYLPVVESMNFANELRKSTSGEAMPQLVFSHWEVLDIDPFWEPQTTEELMHWGEKSDSANIARKYINAVRKRKGLAIDEKIVEFAEKQRTLSKNK; this is encoded by the exons ATGGTGGTGGGCAGAGACGGTGCCGGTGGTGCCCAGAAGGTGCCCCGGCTCATGGGCAACCCGGCCAACATCCGCAACCTGTGCATCATGGCACACGTGGACCACGGCAAGACCTCGCTGGCTGACGCTCTTGTGGCCTCAAATGGTCTGATCAACCAGCGGCTGGCCGGGCGCATCAGATACATGGACAG CCGCAAGGAAGAGATAGAGCGTGGTATCACCATGAAGAGCTCCTGCGTATCCTTGGCCTACAGCCGCTCAGACAATGACTACCTCATAAACCTCATTGACTCCCCGGGCCATGTGGATTTCTCCTCTGAGGTGTCGACTGCAGTGCGGCTGTGCGATGGTGCCATTgttgtggtggatgtggtggagggtgtgtgtgccCAGACCAAG GTGGTGCTGAGGCAGGCGTGGCTTGAGGATATTCGTCCTGTCTTGGTGCTCAACAAGATAGACCGCCTCATCCTGGAGACCAAACTGAGTCCCCTTGACTGCTACTATCACATTGCACAGGTTCTGGAGCAG GTCAATGCTTACATGGGTGAGCTGTACAACACAACACTGCTGGGAAAGAGtgcggaggaaatggagagacagAAGCAGGTGGATAGGGAGAGGCGGGTGTCTGAGAGGGAGCGGCGGGTGTCTGAATCCATGACGACGGAGACTCAGGTCAACTTTGCTGACTGGGGGATAGAGACGGTTGATGACTCTGACCTCTACTTCTCCCCGGAGCGAGGCAACGTGGTGATGGCCAGCGCCTATGATGGCTGGGGCTTCAG CATCCACCATTTTGCCAGCCAGTTCTCCACCAAGCTGGGGATGAACAAAGAGGTGCTGAACAAGACCTTGTGGGGCGACAACTACATCACCACCAAGGCTGGGCAGAAGAGGATCATGAGTGGTGCAAGGGACAAGCGTAAGAGCCCTCTGTTTGTCACCCTCATCCTGGAGAACCTGTACAAGGTCTACAACACAGTCATGGTCCAGAAGGACAAGACAGAAATAGAGAAGTTGTCTGAGGCTTTGGGAGTCAAGATGCCGGTCGCCGTGTCCAAGTCAACAGACCTGCGACAGAAGCTCAACTGCCTGATGAGTGGGTGGCTGCCCCTCGCCTCTGCGGTGTTGGAGATGGTGGTAGATCACCTCCCAACTGCCTCAAACATCTCTGAGGAGCGTGCAGTGAAGCTCATGTGTTCCGCGACCCACAGGTTTGACGCGCTGCCCCCACAGACCCAGGAGCTGAAGCAGGCATTCATCAACTGCAGCAGGAGTGAATCGGCGCCTCTCATTGTGTACGTGTCAAAGATGTTTGGTGTTCAGAGGAAAAATTTACCGGAAGATCGATCAGGACGGACAGGGTTCACAGGGGGTGGAGGTCAAGGACTGATGACAGATCAGGACCTGGCCGCTCGCAGGGAGGAGATAcgacggaggaaggaggaggccagCAATCAAGGAAATAATGACGCAGAACTTCAACTGTCTGAGGAGGAGGTGGCCGAGATGAAGAGGAAGCACGAGGAACTTATGCAGGAGAAGAGGAAAgctgaggaggagaagcagaagtggctggaggaggaggtgtttgtgGCCTTCGCTCGGGTGTTTAGCGGCACCTTAACAGTAGGGCAGAAG gtgtatGTCCTGGGCCCCAAGCATGACCCCAGCACCGTCCTGGGTCTGCTGAGTAACAACAAGGAGATTCACGAAGAAGAGCTCACAAACTTCAAGCACATCCACACCTGTGAG GTGTCGGGCCTGTACCTCATGCTGGGGAGGGAACTGGAGAGCCTGGAGTGTGCGGCGGCGGGCACGGTGGTGGGCATCACAGGGCTGGAGGACTGCGTCATCAAGAGTGCCACCCTGTCCTCCACCCCAGCCATGCCGGCCTTCACTGAGCTCACTCTGGGAGCCACACCCATCCTCAGGGTGGCGGTGGAGCCCCATGATCCCCGGGACTTGCCTAAGCTGCGTGCTGGCCTCAGGCTGCTTAACCAGGCTGATCCTTGTGTCCAG gtGGCTCTACAAAGCACCGGCGAGTATGTGATTGTGACGGCCGGGGAGATCCACCTCCAGCGCTGCCTTGATGACCTTCAGGAGAGGTACGCCGGCGTGCCCATCCGGAGCTCCGACCCCATAGTGCCCTTCAGGGAGACTATCATTCCTCGGCCCACCGTGGACAGGCTCAACGAGGCCATTGAGGGCGAGAATGTCAACACCAGGAAG ACAGACAACAGTGACCCTATGGGAGTGGTAGAGGTAAATGGCCGGCTTGGGAGACTAAGGGTCCGAGCAGTGCCCCTGCCAGGCCCTGTCACCCAGGTCCTGCAGGAGCATGAGGAGGTGCTGAGGCTGGTGTCCCTGGCAGGAGGGGTCAAGACAGCAGACACCTCAGACCTGCAGGACCTCTCCTCCTCCAGGATGGACGGAGAGAAGGCAGAGGCCCTCCATTTGCAGGAACTTGTCACTGCCTTGGAGGACAGGGAGAAGCTGAACCGGGAAGCTGTGGTAGCCATAGCCAAGCTGAAGGCCCTCCTTGGCAAGGCATTCAAGGAGGCTGGAGATGAGTGGAAAAATGCCATTAACGAAATTTGGAGTTTTGGTCCTGGAGGATGTGGCCCCAACATCCTGCTGAACCGCATCCCAACATACCCAAGACACTCAGTTTGGGAAAAGTCCACAACTCTGGACACTCCACTGGCCCTTTACGACACAAGCTTTGTCACAGGGTTCCAGATGGCCACCAAGGCGGGGCCGCTGTGTGAGGAGCCCTTGATGGGGGTGTGCTTTGTGGTGGAGGACTGGAGTCTGGCCCCCAGCACCAACACAGATCCTGGTGAAGAACAAGCCAGGGTGCAAAATATTTCCTCGGGGCAGGTCATCTCCCTCTCCAAGGACACACTCAGAAAGGCCTTTGAGCAGCAGTGCCAGCGCCTGATGTGTGCCATGTACTCGTGTGTCATCAGCGTCACCTCCGAGGTGGTGGGCAAGATGTACAGCGTCATTGGTAAGAGGCAGGGCCGGGTGGTGGACGGGGACATCACTGAGGGCTCCACCTCCTGGAATGTCACCGCCTACCTCCCTGTGGTGGAGAGCATGAACTTTGCCAACGAACTGAGAAAGTCT ACGTCAGGAGAGGCCATGCCCCAGCTGGTGTTCTCACATTGGGAGGTGCTGGACATTGATCCCTTCTGGGAGCCACAGACCACTGAGGAGCTCATGCACTGGGGGGAGAAGTCCGACAGTGCCAACATCGCACGGAAATATATCAAcgcggtgaggaagaggaaaggtcttGCCATTGATGAAAAGATT